TTCCAGATGATCGCGCCCACCGCCTCGGCCAAAGCTTGCAGCCGGGCGAGGATTCTCGACCAGGTCCCGTTGCGTTGCCACCGGCGAAACAAAGCGTATGCCGCGGACCATGACCCGTAACACGGCGGTATGTCCCGCCACGCACAGCCGACCCTCACCCGCCATCGGATCGCGTCGATCACCGTCCGTCGGCACGTCGCAGGCGGGCGGCCGGAACGCCGCTGGTCAGGAACAGAAAGCAACGGCTCCAGACGCGCCCACTGCACGTCGGTCAGGTCATGCCGCCGCAACACCGCTAAGGTGTCCACGAGGTCTCCGGTATTCAGGTGTTTCTTGGTCGAAAAACCTTCTACCGGAGACCTCGCCTATTTCAGCCACGACGCGCCGCAACCCTCGTGGACTTCGATACACGCTCTAGTCGGTCACGACGCCGGTCAGCGGCGGCCGCTCGTCGGAGATCGGCCGCAGCTCGACGGTCTCGGCCGGTTCGGCCAGGTCGTCGCGGATCGTCGGGATGCTGAACTCCGCGGTCAGCGAGCCGGCCGGGATGTACGGCCACCAGTACACGACCTCGTGCAGCGGCCTCGCCGGTTCCGCGGGCACGCCGAACGTGTCGAGCAGCCATTGCGGGTCGACGTCCACCGTGGACAGCTCCGGTCCCCCGGCCGGCGGGAACGCGGCGTACACGGTCTCGGCGTAGTAGCTCTCCGACGGCGTGGAGAGCGTGAGCCGCCAGGTGAGGGTGCCGCCCTCGGTGACGCTGCCGGTGACCGGGCCCGCGGTGACGGTGCCGGCCGGGTCGTCGTTGACGACGTCGACGGTGCCGACGTAGTCGCCGACGAGCACGCCGGTCTCCGCCTTCGCGAGCACCTCGATGACCTCCGCGGTGTGGTTCCAGACGTCGTCACCGCGGACCGTGACCGGCACGTCGATCCTGGTCTGACCCGGCCGGACGGTGGTGGTCCAGCTGACGCTGGAGGCACCGTCGGGCTGCACCACGGACAGGCGAAGGCGCGCGTCGCCGGCGCCGGTGACCGCGACCGGGATCCGGTAGGTCCGATCCTCGCCGGGCCCGCCCTCGGTGACCACGCGGCCGGCCACGTCGACGCGCGGCAGCGGGGTCGTGCGCGGGTCGGGGGTGCCCGGTGACCAACCCCAGGCGTCGATCAGCCAGGCGGTGCCGGACGCGGCGCGGGGCGTGAGCGTCAGCGTGGCGACGTCACGGACGCCGTGGCGCGGCACCCGGACCTCCTGCGCCCACACCGGTGTGCCGAACTCGCCGGCGGGCAGCCCGGTCACGGTCACGTCGCCGAGCGCGGTGGTCCTCCCGGCCGTGTCGGTCACGGACACGCCGAACGTGGCCGGCGGCGTGTTCTGCGGCACGGCCAGCCGCAGGGCCAGCCGCTCGGCGGACCCGAGCCGGGCGGCGGTGGGCGGGCTGACCGTCATCGGGGTGCCGGCCGCGGTCCAGTCGTAGCGGATCGCCTGCCGGCCGGGCTCGTCGTACAGCAGCCGGAACATCGCGGCGTGCGGCGAACCGTAGAACGGGAGCGGTTCGCACGCGTCGTCGTCGCGGGTGACCTGGTCGCAGAGCCGCGCTCCCCCGCCGGTGCGGTAGCCGTCGGCGGGCAGGATCGCGGTGGTCCGGTTGCCGCCGACCGCGTGGCTGAGCACCCGGGCCGGGTCGGCGGACGGCGCGCGGCGGCCGGTGCCGTCCAGCAGCGGCCGGACCCGGTCGTCACCGGCGACGAACAGCCGGGCGGCGGCCGCGATGTAGGTGGCGCCCATGGTCTGCTGCGCGGCCGGGGCGAGCCGGGTCGGCGCGTCCGGCCCGCACACCGCGTCGTCCGGCAGGAACCAGTCGTCGTTCGCGGGTGCGGCGGCCTGGCCGGGCGTCCACTCGGTGTTGAAGTAGTTGTGGTTCGCGCCGACCGCGTAGAGCACGCTGTGCAGGGCACGGCCCTTGCTGACGCCGCGGGTCGCGTCGGCGAACATCTGGCCCTGCAGATCGGCCACGTCGCCGTCGCAGCCGGGCAGGATCGTCGCCGACGGTACGTCCGGGGCCGGGTTCTGCCCGAAGATCGTCGGGCCGATGAGCAGCAGACCGCGGATCGTCCACCGGGGCCGGGTGCCGGGGGTGAGCGAGTCGATCGCGGCCCGGTTGACGCCCTCACCGCCGCGGGAGTGGCCGATCAGCAACACCTTCGACAGGTCCGCGGCGGGCACGGACCGCACGATCGGCGGCGCGCCGGCCCGGCCGGCCCACACCTCGAGGTGCCGGCGCACGAGCGCGGACCGGGCGCCGGCGCCGGCCTCGTCGAGCGCGCCGTCCTGGGCGTTGATGCCGTTGGCCGCGATCGACACGGTGATGTAGCCCTGCGAGGCGAGCAGTTCCTGGGCCTGCAGATAGCCGAGGTGGCTGGGGACGGGCACGCTGCCGGGCGCGCACGGCCAGTCGAGCGTGAAGTCGGTGCCGCCGTCCGGGGCGTAGCACCACAGGTGCCGGCCGTGCAGGAACAGCGCGAGCGGGCGGGCGCCGGGCGCGTCACGCGGGGCCACGACCTCGGCGACCATCTCGACCGGTGCGGGCAGGCCGGGCAGCGTCGCGGCGGGCAGCTCGTACCCGCCGCGCACCGTCCGGTATGGACCCCTGATGCCGGGGTCGACCGGATTCGCGGGCAGCGGCGGGATCTCGGTGACCGGGGCCTGCGCCCGGCTCGACGACGGCCGCGCGTCGAGCGGACGGCCGCCGACCTTGACGGTCAGGTCGTCCGGGAGCGGCCCGGTGCCGACGTCGAGGCGGAGGGTGCGCTGGTCGGCGTCGGGTGCCGGGCGGCCGAGCAGTCGGTCACCGGCCCAGAACTCGACCATGGCGTCACCGATCGGCACCAACGAGTCCGAGCGCCAGGTGAGCTTGCCGTCCTCGATGGACCAGCCGGGAGCGGCATTCGGTGGGGCGGCCGACACCGGAACGCCGGTGCCGGCCACCAGGACCGCGGCGAGCGCGGCCGTCAACAGGGTTCTGCGCATGCCCACTTTCTAGCAATACATGTCGATGCCTGGTCACGGGCGCGGCAGGGTGGCGTATCAGGCAGCGGACGACCGGCCCGCTCGCCGGCGCTCCTCCCTGCCGGTCCCGGCGTGGCCGTGCGCGGGCTCGGCGGCGGGCCGGCAGCACGCCGCCGGTGGCACGTCCGAGAGCCGAGCCCCGGATCAGGCGCCGAGCAGCTCGTCGATCTGGTTGATCGCCGTGGTGGCGCCCTCCACCACTCCCATGTCCAGCACCTGCTGCAGCGCGTCGGCGGACGCGTACCGGCTGACGTAGACCGCCCGGGTGCCGCCGTCGTGCGCGGTGAAGGTGTAGACGTTCGACGAGGCCGGCAGCCCCGGCAGCGGGTTGAAGTCCAGGTCGGCGAACCCGTCCTGGAAGGAGAACGACCGCGGCTCGTCCACCTCCGTGACCTGCCAGTACCCGGCGTGCTTGTCGCCCTCGGGCCCGGTCATGTAGTAGGTGACGCGGCCGCCGGGCGACAGGTCGTGGTCGACGACCGTGGCCGGGTAGCCGGGCG
This genomic window from Catenuloplanes niger contains:
- a CDS encoding SRPBCC family protein gives rise to the protein MPVTDVRHDLDDLTLTMTADFAAPVERVWRVYADPRQLEKIWGPPGYPATVVDHDLSPGGRVTYYMTGPEGDKHAGYWQVTEVDEPRSFSFQDGFADLDFNPLPGLPASSNVYTFTAHDGGTRAVYVSRYASADALQQVLDMGVVEGATTAINQIDELLGA